Proteins from one Trichoplusia ni isolate ovarian cell line Hi5 chromosome 9, tn1, whole genome shotgun sequence genomic window:
- the LOC113497104 gene encoding acyl-CoA Delta(11) desaturase-like, whose translation MAALSGTPLLMASTVLTKKLHDEDIIFSERQKKNRDYEWQVVWRNVLAFVYLHVAAFYGLYLMFTGKVKFWTILFGVSFAIMSGMGVTAGAHRLWAHRAYKARWPLRLFLALMQTMAFQNHIYEWVRDHRVHHKFTETDADPHNAKRGFFFSHIGWLMVRKHKDVFEKGATVDMSDLEKDPIVMFQKKTYLVVMPILCFIIPAWIPVYFWGENAWISWYVASITRYTVALHFTWLVNSAAHIWGNRPYDKNIGATDNKMVAICAFGEGWHNYHHVFPWDYKAAELGNYSTNLSTALIDFAAKHGMAYDLKTVSADMIRQRVNRTGDGSHPWSKEELEEDGHHHPENPVWGWDDTDMTEEDKQFAEIVHRKTE comes from the exons ATGGCCGCGCTGTCGGGTACCCCCCTACTCATGGCCAGTACGGTGCTCACAAAAAAACTACACGAtgaagatataatattttctgaacGACAAAAGAAGAACAGAGATTATGA ATGGCAGGTTGTGTGGAGAAACGTGCTGGCTTTTGTCTATCTTCACGTCGCCGCATTCTACGGCCTCTACCTAATGTTCACCGGAAAAGTCAAATTCTGGACCATACTCTTTG GTGTCAGTTTCGCGATAATGTCAGGAATGGGAGTGACGGCGGGCGCTCACCGACTGTGGGCGCATAGAGCCTATAAAGCCCGCTGGCCACTGCGACTCTTCCTAGCATTAATGCAGACTATGGCCTTCCAAAACCACATTTACGAATGGGTTCGGGATCATAG AGTTCACCATAAGTTCACGGAGACGGATGCGGACCCTCACAACGCTAAGAGAGGTTTCTTCTTCTCTCACATCGGCTGGCTGATGGTGCGCAAACATAAGGATGTCTTCGAGAAGGGCGCCACCGTCGACATGTCCGATCTGGAGAAGGATCCAATTGTTATGTTTCAAAAGAA AACATATCTCGTGGTGATGCCCATCCTTTGCTTCATAATCCCAGCCTGGATCCCAGTCTACTTCTGGGGCGAGAACGCGTGGATCTCGTGGTACGTGGCGTCCATCACCAGATACACAGTGGCACTTCACTTCACATGGCTAGTCAACTCGGCCGCTCATATTTGGGGTAATCGGCCCTATGACAA AAACATAGGCGCTACGGACAACAAGATGGTTGCCATTTGTGCATTTGGCGAAGGCTGGCACAACTACCACCACGTCTTCCCATGGGATTACAAAGCGGCTGAACTTGGAAACTATAGTACAAATCTCTCTACTGCTTTAATAGACTTCGCCGCTAAACACG GTATGGCTTACGATTTGAAAACAGTGTCAGCTGATATGATCCGGCAAAGAGTGAACAGGACAGGAGATGGCTCCCACCCCTGGTCAAAGGAAGAGCTAGAAGAAGACGGTCACCATCATCCAGAGAACCCCGTGTGGGGATGGGATGACACGGATATGACAGAGGAAGACAAACAATTTGCTGAAATAGTTCATAGAAAAACTGAATAG
- the LOC113497107 gene encoding uncharacterized protein LOC113497107, with product MRPLTALLLLAACQCLHADELPRTSRERITRTLHSLLGEHFEPVQRILSCTHSLGPTKCLSALSVWRAERAIEAFAKDPASRFNLTEDVEQFPWTKYTNTTDEQLYTKLYDDTKTLLQFRPLGLNMIPGYQLTLGFRENGTMNVDLYKSDEAETGRSSMKKLYKMFYKFSPILLVPGLVMSAIFPFILPGLKMMTLMVGMMNNMALMGAIFTLLRNNAFNDKYEHKVVYVNSGYDNEKFAATNTEEHIHSNHYGILYDDVQRPKVEEQNFAESFDNGEEIPALSVSPEWLKAYADGKMLAIIGKNRNKQKH from the exons ATGCGCCCGCTCACCGCACTGCTCCTACTAGCCGCGTGCCAGTGTTTACACGCAGACGAGCTCCCGCGAACGTCACGTGAACGCATTACAAGGACACTGCACTCGCTCCTCGGAGAACACTTCGAGCCCGTACAACGCATACTCTCCTGTACGCACTCATTAGGACCCACGAAATGTCTCAGTGCCCTAAGTGTTTGGCGAGCGGAACGCGCCATCGAAGCATTCGCAAAGGATCCCGCTAGCCGGTTCAATCTGACCGAGGATGTGGAACAATTCCCATGGACGAAGTACACTAACACTACTGATGAGCAGCTATATACAAAACTCTATGATGATACTAAGACACTGCTGCAGTTCCGGCCTCTGGGGCTGAACATGATACCCGGTTATCAATTAACATTGGGTTTCAGAGAAAACGGAACGATGAACGTCGACCTCTATAAAA gCGACGAAGCTGAGACTGGTAGGAGTAGCATGAAGAAactgtataaaatgttttacaagttCTCACCCATACTCTTGGTGCCGGGTCTTGTAATGTCTGCGATATTCCCCTTCATATTACCTGGGTTGAAGATGATGACTCTGATGGTTGGAATGATGAATAACATGGCTTTGATGGGCGCAATTTTCACGTTGCTAAGAAACAACGCCTTTAACGATAAGTATGAGCATAAAGTTGTGTACGTCAATAGTGGATATGACAACGAAAAGTTTGCCGCCACGAATACTGAAGAGCACATTCATTCTAATCACTATGGTATTCTTTACGATGACGTCCAGAGACCTAAAGTCGAAGAACAGAACTTTGCGGAAAGCTTTGACAACGGTGAGGAGATACCAGCATTGTCTGTTAGCCCGGAATGGCTCAAAGCATACGCAGACGGGAAAATGTTGGCGATTATAGGGAAAAATAGGAACAAACAGAAACACTAG
- the LOC113497109 gene encoding uncharacterized protein LOC113497109: protein MCNKLTLLTLTYVVIFVSVVNCDNVEAKDLLSEDVSVGRTFGHNALKRLSFIFLPVMFTLGVISTLLMALAVISVKNLAIGVMLLIVAVSQAVSRLFFAAASPSPLVHLHPRAEFLPAPALPAPWAAPGPLLSPWARSDNDATISD from the exons ATGTGCAACAAACTCACCCTTTTGACCTTGACTTATGTCGTCATCTTCGTATCTGTAGTGAACTGTGATAATGTGGAAGCTAAGGATTTGTTAAGTGAAG ATGTGAGCGTCGGCCGTACGTTTGGTCACAACGCGCTGAAGCGTTTGTCCTTCATCTTCTTACCAGTGATGTTCACTCTGGGTGTGATCTCCACGCTGCTTATGGCATTAGCGGTCATCTCCGTGAAGAACCTGGCCATCGGAGTCATGCTGCTTATCGTAGCTGTCAGTCAG GCTGTATCGAGGCTCTTCTTTGCAGCTGCTTCTCCGTCGCCCCTAGTGCACTTACATCCCCGAGCTGAGTTCCTCCCTGCGCCCGCTCTACCCGCGCCCTGGGCCGCCCCTGGACCCCTGCTATCGCCGTGGGCGAGATCAGACAACGATGCCACAATTTCTGACTAG